A window of the Alnus glutinosa chromosome 4, dhAlnGlut1.1, whole genome shotgun sequence genome harbors these coding sequences:
- the LOC133867422 gene encoding ankyrin repeat-containing protein ITN1-like gives MEKENMDALYAASRNGVVSTLTTLIQRDAGIIDRVSLTFFSETPLHLSALHDHLEFSKILISKKPTLAKEVDSLGRTPLHLASAEGNTEIVKVLLQANTDICLARDQDERIPLHLASMRGRREIIEELINARRESILMNLNGDSVLHLCIQYNHFDALKLLVESANGDELFLNSRDCRGNSVLHLAVMLKQMKAIKYLLSVPEIKREANAMNMIGFTPLNVLGTCNACPKDFKCFEIQNILKAEAGVKRSTDLNSSVPLALRGIGVGGAQQARSMFRRWWECVHLSLNKRWKHQKNWKDKTRGTLMVVATVIATMAFQAGINPPGGVWQQNTPDSTNGYNCNQDNICEAGTAVLSYSNLDDYLVFLGFNTISFFASACVILLVIIEFPLRSKLFIWLLTSAMTISVASMTLTYIKAVVLVTPKCTLKRFRSLAWFLVYYIWVGVVLIAGVIHIIRLLYWMVKKLCTFSQQGVQQKIRLMSKRETVMIRNSVRYFRIKSY, from the exons ATGGAAAAAGAGAATATGGATGCACTCTATGCAGCATCACGGAATGGGGTTGTAAGCACTTTGACCACATTGATCCAAAGGGATGCAGGCATCATTGATAGAGTTTCACTCACATTCTTTAGTGAGACTCCTTTACACTTATCAGCTTTGCACGACCATCTCGAATTTAGTAAAATTCTTATTAGCAAGAAACCTACACTTGCAAAAGAGGTCGACTCGCTAGGACGAACCCCTCTTCACTTGGCTTCTGCTGAGGGCAACACCGAGATAGTAAAAGTATTGTTGCAAGCAAATACAGATATTTGCTTAGCTCGTGATCAAGATGAGAGAATTCCTCTCCACTTAGCCTCAATGAGAGGACGAAGAGAGATCATAGAAGAGTTGATTAATGCTCGACGAGAGTCCATCTTGATGAATCTCAATGGAGATAGTGTATTGCACTTGTGTATTCAATATAATCATTTCGATGCTCTCAAATTGTTAGTGGAATCAGCTAATGGTGATGAATTATTCCTCAACTCCAGAGACTGTCGTGGCAACTCTGTATTGCATTTAGCTGTGATGCTCAAGCAAATGAAG GCCATAAAATACTTACTTTCAGTACCGGAAATAAAAAGAGAGGCGAATGCCATGAACATGATTGGTTTCACACCTTTAAATGTCTTAGGGACATGTAACGCTTGTCCAAAagattttaaatgttttgaaatcCAAAACATTCTAAAAGCAGAAGCCGGTGTCAAAAGATCAACAGATTTAAATTCTTCCGTACCACTAGCACTGAGAGGTATTGGTGTTGGTGGAGCACAACAAGCTCGATCAATGTTTAGGAGATGGTGGGAGTGCGTTCATTTGTCATTAAATAAACGCTGGAAGCACCAGAAAAATTGGAAGGATAAAACACGTGGCACATTGATGGTAGTGGCCACTGTGATTGCAACCATGGCTTTCCAAGCTGGGATCAACCCTCCCGGTGGCGTTTGGCAACAAAACACACCCGACTCCACAAACGGTTACAATTGTAATCAAGATAATATATGTGAAGCTGGCACAGCAGTTTTATCGTATTCCAATCTTGATGACTACCTAGTGTTCTTAGGTTTCAATACCATATCTTTCTTTGCATCTGCTTGCGTCATACTTTTGGTCATTATTGAATTTCCTCTTAGGAGTAAGTTATTTATTTGGCTCTTGACGTCAGCCATGACTATCTCAGTCGCGTCCATGACATTGACCTATATAAAAGCAGTGGTTTTGGTGACCCCGAAATGTACTCTCAAAAGATTTAGATCGTTGGCTTGGTTTTTAGTATATTATATTTGGGTAGGAGTGGTTCTGATTGCTGGTGTAATTCACATAATCCGCCTACTCTATTGGATGGTGAAGAAGTTGTGTACATTCAGTCAACAAGGGGTCCAGCAGAAGATCCGGCTAATGTCTAAGAGGGAAACTGTCATGATCAGAAATTCAGTTAGATATTTTAGAATAAAATCCTATTAA
- the LOC133866238 gene encoding protein FAR1-RELATED SEQUENCE 5-like: MSPNSHAENEMVEDRHVENEIVENQNDLKQPNVRLSSFNGPTEPCLGMEFDEVEDAHACYNAYARRMGFSIRKNHSRLSKDKSLIRIEYVCSREGFRQKSCEEKICTNSERPETRIGCKAIMGLKKVELRWIVCKLISEHNHELLSPRSTNLLRGHRVVTRAQKNLIDTLNEFGVPPRKIMTVLSKESSGNHNVGCIAKDIQNYVGNKRRFRFKEGDAQKIYNYFLERQSQNPGFVYAIQVDENGCMGNCFWADARSRAAYQYFGDVTFYATYLTNCYKMPFVPFTGVNHYHQSMMFGCALLVNETAESYAWLLKTWLKAMLGCAPSTIITDDDKAMAKTIAKVLPSVTHRLCLWHILQKVPEHLAHIYNKYPSFQGDFHHCIHNTITIEEFEMEWSEIVGKYELVENDWLKKLYIRREKWVPAYLRTTFCAGMSTTQRSESMNKFFKDYVCPSTMVSEFVYHYEKDLNVRYLKEKEKDVKTKTSRSILKTLYKMEVEAANIYRRESFLMFQEELFNSQNYKSSKHREEEGTKIYRVTLHGRENPFYEVAFEALEKKATCTCHKFEFVGILCMHILQIFVKKSLVDSIPQHYVLERWTINAKSRIINGISSGDIQVETQNSSTLMGNSLMLQFYEVVEVGCQSKRKYEHLGIGLKKLYHDLLTMNDDSDKDINDGDEESAEDLILYMFDAKENPNL, translated from the exons ATGAGTCCTAATAGTCATGCTGAGAATGAAATGGTAGAAGATAGACATGTCGAGAATGAAATAGTTGAAAATCAAAATGATTTGAAGCAGCCAAATGTCCGCCTTTCTTCATTTAATGGTCCTACGGAACCATGTCTTGGTATGGAATTTGATGAAGTAGAAGATGCCCATGCATGTTATAATGCTTACGCAAGACGAATGGGTTTTAGCATTCGAAAAAATCATTCTCGATTATCAAAAGATAAGTCATTAATTAGGATAGAATATGTTTGTTCAAGAGAAGGATTTCGTCAAAAAAGTTGCGAAGAGAAAATTTGTACAAATTCAGAGCGTCCAGAAACAAGGATAGGATGTAAAGCAATTATGGGTTTAAAGAAAGTGGAGTTAAGGTGGATTGTATGTAAGTTGATAAGTGAACATAATCATGAGCTCCTTTCTCCTAGAAGTACAAATTTGCTTCGTGGACATAGAGTGGTAACACGTGCTCAAAAAAATCTTATAGATACCCTCAATGAGTTCGGTGTACCTCCAAGGAAGATAATGACAGTATTGAGTAAAGAATCTAGTGGAAACCATAATGTTGGTTGTATTGCTAAAGATATTCAAAATTATGTGGGCAATAAAAGAAGATTTCGTTTTAAAGAGGGAGATGCACAAAAAATTTACAACTATTTTCTTGAGAGACAATCCCAAAATCCAGGTTTTGTGTATGCAATCCAAGTAGATGAAAATGGATGCATGGGCAATTGTTTTTGGGCAGATGCTAGATCACGAGCTGCATACCAATATTTTGGAGATGTTACTTTTTATGCAACTTACTTGACAAATTGTTATAAGATGCCTTTTGTTCCTTTTACTGGAGTTAACCATTATCACCAATCTATGATGTTTGGATGTGCTTTGCTTGTAAATGAAACAGCTGAATCTTATGCATGGTTGTTGAAAACATGGCTTAAGGCAATGCTTGGATGTGCTCCTTCTACAATTATCACAGATGATGACAAAGCCATGGCTAAGACAATTGCAAAGGTACTACCAAGTGTCACTCATAGATTGTGTTTGTGGCATATTTTACAAAAAGTTCCAGAACATTTggctcatatatataataaatatccaTCTTTTCAAGGAGATTTCCATCATTGTATTCATAATACAATCACAATTGAAGAGTTTGAGATGGAATGGAGTGAAATTGTTGGCAAGTATGAGTTGGTAGAGAATGATTGGTTGAAAAAACTTTATATACGACGTGAAAAGTGGGTGCCGGCTTACTTACGAACCACATTTTGTGCCGGCATGTCTACAACTCAACGGAGTGAGAGTATGAATAAGTTTTTTAAAGATTATGTTTGTCCGAGCACAATGGTGAGTGAATTTGTCTATCACTATGAAAAAGACTTAAATGTGCGGTAtcttaaagagaaagaaaaagatgtgaaGACAAAAACTTCTAGATCGATTTTAAAAACGCTTTACAAGATGGAAGTAGAGGCGGCAAATATTTACAGAAGAGAGTCTTTTTTGATGTTTCAAGAAGAGCTATTTAACAgtcaaaattacaaatcatctAAACATCGAGAAGAAGAAGGGACGAAGATATATAGGGTGACCCTTCATGGGAGAGAAAATCCATTTTATGAAGTTGCATTTGAAGCTCTTGAAAAGAAAGCTACTTGTACATGTCATAAGTTTGAATTTGTTGGAATTTTGTGTATGCACattcttcaaatttttgtgaAGAAGTCTTTGGTGGACTCTATTCCCCAACATTATGTTCTAGAGAGATGGACGATCAATGCCAAGAGTCGCATTATAAATGGCATATCTAGTGGTGATATACAAGTAGAAACACAAAATTCTTCCACCTTGATGGGAAATAGCTTAATGTTGCAATTTTATGAAGTTGTAGAAGTGGGGTGtcaatcaaaaagaaaatatgaacatCTTGGCATTGGTTTAAAAAAGCTTTATCACGACCTTTTGACAATGAATGATGATAGTGATAAAGATATAAATGATGGTGATGAAGAAAGTGCCGAGGATCTT ATCCTCTACATGTTCGAtgcaaaggaaaacccaaaTCTGTGA